The following proteins are encoded in a genomic region of Hemibagrus wyckioides isolate EC202008001 linkage group LG29, SWU_Hwy_1.0, whole genome shotgun sequence:
- the LOC131348862 gene encoding serine/threonine-protein kinase pim-1-like yields MCEVAAVLLKGYGLLRKKLDKVKDAQRWKEWCLPLARLLFSAAPDDEHREAVIKMGDDLASRNLIYPAHICYVVAKLELGSRRHFQLIGYDSVPFGLTVFVNPIMRTEMYEYVLWLTSGQAQPSFQIFKLCVASRNLFFGSPELSFKYCEVITRAVITFPDRVTRSLIEHLLLLSCKLQNKNSEEPEWLLALRQLHRTTLANANVSDDPEQHMVSTSQRFRVSEIQELKHDPPNEPIPELQPPGPEQLAELEALLSSRYQLGDLLGNGCFGFVFKAVRIADDKKVAVKVVKKSGFTTTMKMPGETEELPSEVALMRMVSEPPVCSNVVELLEWFDMGHQFVMIMERPSPSMDLLEFMELQGGSLSEAQARDIMVQVIRAARHCCERGMVHRDIKAENLIINPETLEVKLIDFGCGELLKDTPSKHFFGTIFLIPPECLFRGEYMGVPATIWGLGILLYHFLSGQIPFIDIEQDINYGYLNALPDVSQECFQLLMWCLDLNPETRPTFELLARHEWFTGGSSGQSPAQESSGH; encoded by the exons ATGTGCGAAGTCGCAGCCGTCCTCTTGAAAGGCTACGGCTTGCTCCGGAAGAAACTAGATAAA GTCAAAGACGCTCAGAGATGGAAGGAGTGGTGCCTTCCTCTGGCTCGACTTCTGTTCTCCGCTGCACCGGATGACGAGCACAGAGAGGCTGTGATTAAGATGGGAGATGATCTCG CCTCCAGAAATCTGATCTACCCGGCGCATATCTGCTACGTGGTGGCGAAACTGGAGCTGGGGTCGCGTAGACACTTCCAGTTGATCGGATACGACAG TGTGCCATTTGGCTTGACGGTCTTCGTCAATCCCATCATGAGAACTGAGATGTATGAATACGTGCTGTGGCTGACCTCAGGACAGGCCCAGCCAAGCTTCCAG ATCTTCAAGTTGTGTGTGGCCAGCAGAAATCTTTTTTTCGGTTCACCTGAATTAAGCTTTAAATACTGTGAGGTCATCACTAGGGCAGTCATCACTTTCCCCGACAGAGTCACAAGGAGCTTGATTGAACACCTTCTTTTG CTGTCTTGCaaactgcaaaataaaaattcagaagaACCTGAGTGGCTGCTAGCGCTCCGGCAGCTGCACAGAACTACATTAGCAAACGCTAATGTCAGTGATGACCCAGAGCAGCACATGGTGTCTACCAGCCAGAGATTCAGAGTCTCTGAGATTCAGGAGTTAAAACATGATCCCCCGAATGAGCCGATCCCTGAACTCCAGCCTCCTGGTCCGGAGCAGCTTGCTGAACTGGAAG CTTTGCTTTCTTCGCGGTACCAGTTGGGAGATCTGCTGGGGAACGGATGCTTCGGCTTTGTCTTCAAAGCGGTCCGGATCGCAGATGATAAAAAG GTCGCTGTTAAGGTCGTCAAGAAGTCCGGATTTACCACAACTATGAAAATG CCCGGAGAGACGGAGGAGCTGCCCTCAGAGGTGGCGCTAATGAGAATGGTGTCTGAGCCACCTGTCTGTAGCAACGTTGTGGAGTTACTGGAGTGGTTTGACATGGGCCATCAGTTCGTCATGATCATGGAACGGCCCAGTCCCAGTATGGACCTCTTGGAATTCATGGAGCTTCAGGGAGGTTCCCTGTCTGAAGCACAGGCTCGAGACATCATGGTGCAGGTGATTCGGGCGGCTCGTCACTGCTGTGAACGTGGAATGGTACACAGAGACATCAAGGCCGAGAATCTCATCATCAACCCCGAAACCCTGGAAGTGAAACTGATTGATTTTGGCTGTGGGGAATTGCTGAAGGACACTCCCAGCAAACATTTTTTTG GCACTATATTCCTTATACCTCCTGAGTGCCTGTTCCGTGGAGAGTACATGGGTGTTCCTGCCACCATCTGGGGTCTGGGCATTCTTCTGTATCATTTCCTCAGTGGACAAATCCCCTTCATTGATATAGAACAAGACATCAATTATGGGTACCTGAATGCACTTCCTGACGTGTCTCAAG AGTGCTTCCAGCTGCTAATGTGGTGTCTGGATTTAAACCCTGAAACACGCCCAACATTCGAGCTCTTGGCCAGGCACGAGTGGTTTACTGGGGGCAGTTCAGGACAGAGTCCAG CTCAGGAGTCTTCTGGACACTAA